CATGTATTAATCCCATTAAAATAGCATATTGAATAGATAAGCCACTAGAAGCTACTAATGGTTTTGTATTTGTACCAGTAACTTTTTGAATTGAACCTAAAACATTTGTTTTATCTGTTTCAATATTATTTTTGTTAATATTAAGAGATGGTTCTTTTACTAACATTTTTAAGGTCGTAAAGCTATTAATAGGAGTCATAGCGATAGTTTCTCTTCTTCTAACATGCTGTATGTCTGAGATGTAATTTGTGTTTTTATCACCATTTATCACTAAAATACTCCCTAAGTCATTATGAGTATTTATAAAAAAATCAACTTTTGAGGTTAAATCAAAATTATAAATTTCTTCTTGTTGTGAAATAAAGATAACGCTACCATCAAAAGTTGAGATATCTTCTGTTTTCTGAATTTTTTTTAATTCAAAATTATAGCCATAAACATTATGTAATATTTCTGTGTTTAGAATTTTTGGTAATTCATCTTTATAAATAATTTGGGTATTCTTATTCTCTAATAAATTTTTTCTAAGAATTGATAAAACAGGAATTGTCTTAGAAGAAAAACTAATTACGTTTGCAGCATTTATAGCGTTTAAATTAGCAATACTCCATTCTAGTACACAAGATAATGGGTGACCTAATCGAATATAGTCATAAGCAGTAGGCAGTTCGTTTAGTGCTGATACTTCAAAATTATTACTATTAAATAAGTTTTCGAACTGTTCTAAAAATTGAGTTTTAGCTAATTTTTCATCATAAATATCTAACCGATGAGTTGTTGTACTCAGCCAACCTGCTGGCATATTTTTTAATACTTCTTTAATATAATTTTGCATTTTATTTGGTTGTATTTTTTTACTATTTAATAGGTGTGCAATATACGATAATTAGATTTTTCTAATTGTTATAAAATACTAAGTAAGAAAAGGTGTAGCGTTTATTCTTTAAATTTTAATAGTGATTAGAAGTAGGAGATAGGAAGGGGGGGAATTGCTTAAAGTATATCAAATATGATATGTTTTAAGTAAAAAATAAGAGTTATTTTATTGAAAGAAATAGAATTACTAAGAGGTAAGTTGTCTTTTTCTGGTTTATATAAAATTAACCAATAAAAAGGTTATAAAGAGTAGATGTATATTGTTTAAAGTACTAAGTTTATTATCTATGAATATAAACCCATCCTTTTTTTTCTGTAATTAAAGAAGCAGGTGTATCTCCTAGTTTTAAAACATAAAAATACGTTCCATCAGGTAACTTATCTACTTTTTTAAAGGTGGCTCTACCTGATGATATACCATTCCAATTATTTTTATATTCATCAGTTTGGTATACTATGTTTCCCCAACGATTAAAAATAACAAGATTATTGTTTGAATATTGGGCTACTTCATCAAAAACTAAAAAATCATTAAGATTATCACCATTTGGTGATATTAATATATTGTTACTATCTATTTCTATAACATCTTTTACAATTGAACCAATTGTAATTACTTCATAATTGTCGGGTACAAATACAGCTGATGTAATTTCACCGGTAGTTAAATCACCAGTAACATTTAAAACACTTAAGTTTTCCCATCTGTTCTCGGTAATACTCCAGCCAACTACGGTTAGTAATGAAATTTGATCAGAAATAGCAGAAATATCGCTTCTAGCATCCCAAGTTAATGTAATTCTAGTTTCTTTACTTCCATCTAAATCCCAAAACTCAAGATTACTAATATTCTCAAGCATTACTTGTTTTTGATTCGTTAAGAAATTTGTAGAAAAAGTAATAGGAGAGTTAGGATCTTCATAAAAATATGCTCCTTTAAATAAATCGTATTGATTTTTATTTGGTATTCTCATTGGGCGTAGTAAAGTACCATCACCAATAGGAAAAGTAAAACTTGGATTGCCTCCTTTTATTGATGAGTACCCATCAACATGTCTTATATCATCTTCTCCTGCATAGCTATCGTAATTTATAAAGTCAAGAGAAATATTTGGGTTATTTCTTGGCGTAATTACTGTACCGTTTATAAAATCTAATTGATTTCTTACACCTAAAGAATTTTGAAGCTCTAGATTGTTTGAAGCATCAATTTCAACATCAAAGAATGCTATTCTATTATTACCAGAAATAATTCTAGTTTCAGTATTAGCATAAAATCCAGCAAAACCAATATAATTATTCAAGACACCATTATTTATCACATCGGTATGAAAACCAATTTTAGCACCATCATGTAATTGCACATTTCCTGAATTAAAAAAGGCTGTTTGTGCAGATAAATAAGATGAAAATAATATAAAGGCTAAGTTTCTCATAAGCCTAAATAAATAAATGTATTTACGACTAAATAAGGTTGATAACGTTCAAACGATTGATCACTACCACCACTACTAACTGTTACGTTATGTGTATGATTACCAGTAGTAGATGTATTGGTAGTACCTCCATTATTGTAAAATGTTAAATTAGAGTCAAAAGCAAACACTACAGGTTGAGCTCTTAGAGTTCTTGCAATTGTATGGCTATGGTTTCCGTTAGTAGTCGTTGCTGCTGTTGGGAAGGTTATGTTTGGTAAATTAGCTTGAACAAGCGTAGTATTTACTTGACCTCCCGTTGATCCAATAGTTTCTCCACCATTAGGGTGCTTTAATACACGATTGGCTGCATCAGGTAAATTTGTTGGGAAACCTAGAGCGTTTGCAGCAGCTTGTGCAGTCGCTGATAAACTACTAGTAACCCTACCATCTAAAATATACCAGCCAGCATGATCAGCAGCTTGAACTCCATTTTTAATATCTCCAGAGGTCTGAAAACTAGCATCTACTTTTTTAATAACACCATTAGTATCAGCTACAATTACTTTATCTGTAGTTAAATCTCCATTATCAATAGTTCTAACTCTTAGTCTACCATTAACATCTAAACGTTCTGTAGGAGTGCCTGTATTTATACCAATATTACCTCCATATTCTAAAAAGAGTCTATTATCACTAATTCCACTTTCAGCAAAATTTAAACCATTTGCTAAAAGATTCCAATGCCATTTAGGATCTCCTGTAGCATCTTCAAAAGCAAGTACATCAACTCCGGTTGCACGAATAACAAGAGGGTGATTGTTAAATGTAAGTGCTTGGTTTATCAATACTTGACCTTTAGTTTCATGAATTTTTAATTTTTCAATATTATTAGTTCTTAATACTAAAGCTTGTGCATCGGTAGTTCCTAAAAAATTAGGAGCAGTAGTACCTGAATTACCAGTCAACGACCAAAAATTATTAGCAAAAGGTAGCCATGATGTGCCATCCCAAATCCTAATGGTATTTGGTGTAGTACTAGTGTCAAACCATACATCATTTTCAACAGGACTCGTAGGTGCTATTGCTATTGTAGTAACTGTATTATTGTTTACAGTTTGTATAGTTCCTTTATTATCAACAACATTAACTTCTTGTGCATTGATATTTAAAGAGATAAATATCAAGACTAAAACTAATATAACTATATGTTTATTGTTTTTTTTCATTTTTTACTATAAAACTAAACTTGTAATTCGAGATCGAGAAGTAGTTCTTCTGTCTTTATTTAGTATGTAATTTTTTATTTATAACTTTAAAGTGCTAATAATTAGCAAACAAGTATAAAGCTATAAGGGGATTTTTTAATATACCAGGATCATCTAATTTTATGTTATTAACAGTTGTAATAATTCTTTTGGTGTTAATAAACTTAATAAGTTAACTTCTTGAGCATTGGTTCTAATAGAAAATAGAACCAATGCAGAAGCTAATAATAATATATTTGTTCTTAATACAAAAATTATTTAATATATTGAATTTCAATTATATCACCAGCATACATTGGTAAGTCTGCAGCATCAAATTGAATAGTAACTGTATCAGCGGTAGCTACAAAATCAGAAATTGTTCTTAATTTTACTCCATTTCTGTATACAAATAATTTTGCGAAAGTTGAACCAACAGTTAATAGTGGTAAACCAGTAACAGTGATAGCAACATCAGCAGCAGCATTTCCAACCTGAATATACTCTGTTCTTATACCACTAACTAAATCGGTAGCTAATAATTTTTTAATTTCACCAGTTACTTCATCTCTTACCATTAATGTAAAACCTGTAGCGCCATATGTAGTTGCAGCAATGTCAGAAATAGCAGCTGCAGCATCTACTGTAGGATCTATAGCTGAAATTCCTGTAATTCCAAATTCAGCACCAGAAGCATCAATATAAGTATTATCAGTTAAAGTACCACCTAATTGCCAAGTAGTAACGACACCACCATCAGGAGCTGTATCTGTAAACATGGTTACACCATTATTAGATTGTAAGTATTTGATTGTACCTTTATTATCTACAACTTTAACAGAACCAGCAGCAGCACCTAATACAGTATTTGCTTGCTTTGTAAAATCAGCTCCAGTTGTTCTCTGCGCACTAACGGTTCCGATAGTTAAAAGACCAACGGCAACTAGTGCTATTTTAAATTTGTTTGTAATTGTTTTCATAAATAAATGATTGTTTTAAAGTTTATAATTGGGGTTTATTAGTAAAATTGAACTATTCTTATTTGATCACCTGAGTAGCAAACTGCTTCAGGTTCTATTTCTATTGTAGTTGTATTAACTACAGTAAAATCTACTCGTACACCATTTCTGTAAATATTTACTTTTCTTGAGTCTGTTATAACCAATGGTGGTGTAAATTGTATTTGACCATTTGTTGCAATTATTTCAGCAACTTCCTCTCTAAATAAATTAGCAGCACTTATTTTTCGTAATTGACCTGTGGTTCTATTTACTGTTACGATATCATCTTGAATAACATCACCGTTTTGTAAACCAGTAATGGCAAGTGTATTTGTAACATCTGTTTCTATTGTCGTTGGTTTAATTAATACACCGCCTAGTTGAATGGTATTTGTAACATCAACTAAAAGCCCATTGTTAGCAGATGGAGTTGCATTTGAACTAACCCAACCAATACCATCATATGCGTAAATAATTCCTGTAGTACTATCGATATACACATCACCAGCAATTGCATTAGGAGCTGTTGTTATATTAGGTATTCCATTGCCTCTTCTTGGATTATTGTCTATTGATATCCAGTTAGTTCCGTCCCAAATACTTGTTGAGTTGTTTAGTGTGTTGTTTATCCAAAAATCACCTAAATTGTTAGCTGTCGGAGCTGTTGATGATGTAGTAACATTTATACCAGCACCTGTATTACATAAACTTCTCCAAGAAGTTCCATCATATATAAAAACACAATTTTGATCAGTATTAAAAATTAAAGCTCCTCTTAAAGGAATGATAGCGTTCATTTGAGTATCAGACATACGACTTATAACTAAAGCTTTGTCAATACTTTCTAATTCTAATATAGAGTTTGAATGAATCGAAGAAGGATTATCTCCTATCTTTACTTGAGCGTAAAGAGAAGTGTTCAATAAAATAAAAAATAAGAAAAGATATTTTATTTTCATACTTGGGGCTGTATATTAATTACAATAATAACTTTTTTTTTTGTTATAAAAAAATAATAGTAATTTTCTTTTACATTTATGTGACACATGTTTTTATTATAAGTCACATGTACTAGTTTAACATATTTTTTTTATTTTTTTAACATGTCTTTTTAATTCTATCATCTCAGAGGTGAATAACTTGGGGCTTTTATAAGGTGTTTTAAACTTTTTATTATTTATAGTAGCTATTTCATACACATTTCGCCAATGATTTCTTATTGATTTTAGAGCTTTAAAATAGGTGTAGTTTTCAGAGTCGTATATATGTGTCGGTTCTGCTAAAATCCCATTAATCTCAAGGATTTTGAAATCAAGACCATTTTCTAAAGAAGAGAATGAATTGTATTTTAAATCAATCCTGCCGTAAAACCATCCAGGAATAGCTTTATTAAGTTTATCGAAACTTTTAATTAAAGTGTCACTAATTAAGTGATTACCATTAATAAATTGAGTTCCTTTTGAGTGATTTCCTATAGCTGTAAGTTTTACAGTTTCATTTTTTTTAGGAATAGTATTTAATTTTTTTTTATGAATTTCAGAAAACAACTCAAGGTACAAACGAGCCCTATTGTCTTTTAAAATTAATTCTTTTAAAGTATGTTTTCCGTTTCCTATAACAGATAAAAAACGTTTTAATGTTATAGAAGTAATTTTACCTGTTTCACTTTCGGGGTTGCGGTGATAAAAAATGCCACATTCATTTTCATAATCAAGAAACTCTTGTATAATAATATTAATAGGGTATTTTTCTAAATAACTTCTTAACGCTGCTTCTGAGTTTATTTTTTTGACTAATAAACCTCTGAATCCAACATCTGGTTTAGCAATTAAAGGGAATGTTATTTTTTGTTTTTGAATATCAATTAGAACATTATAAAAATCAGCATTAGGTTTTACGAGTATTGATTTAGGTCTGTATTCTTTCGGAACCAACATAATAGTCTCGTATTTGCTTTCAGTGCCATTTCCAGAACTTTTTATACATGGATTTGCTGCGCTAAAAAAGGCAAGGTGTTTTGCTTTAAATGCTAAGTAAAAAGCATAGGGCAAATTTGGAACGTAAAACATGGCTGTTGGCCAATGTTCCCAATTTGTAAGTTTTTCTATGGTATTATTTTTTCTCAAATTCTTATTGAAATAAGTTGTCTAAAAAAGCTTTTATTGTTTTAAGTCCGAAGTATACAGTAAATAAAATTAAAAATATACCTATTGTTAAAAAAGTATAAGCTATATAAACTTTAGGACTTTGCGCGTATATTTTTAAAGCTTTAAAACCAAAACTTAATATAATTGGGGAAACAATTAAAAGTCCTAATAGTATTAAGAATTTTTTTACAACTTTATCAAAAGTGTCTGATTTACTCATTATTATAGTTTTTAATTACTTTTCGTACGCTTCCATGTTGTCTTAATAATTTACTTGCAGTTTCTTTGTCGATATTTAATTCTGAAACTAACATTTTTTCACCTCTATCTACAAGCTTACTGTTAGAAAGTTGCATATCAACCATTTTATTGCCTTTTACTTTGCCTAATTGAATCATTGTAGCTGTTGATAGCATGTTTAATACTAACTTTTGAGCAGTACCAGCTTTCATACGAGAACTTCCAGTAACAAACTCTGGGCCAACCACAACTTCTATCGGAAATTGAGCTGTTAAGGCTAAAGGACTATTCTG
This genomic stretch from Tenacibaculum sp. Bg11-29 harbors:
- a CDS encoding gliding motility-associated C-terminal domain-containing protein; amino-acid sequence: MRNLAFILFSSYLSAQTAFFNSGNVQLHDGAKIGFHTDVINNGVLNNYIGFAGFYANTETRIISGNNRIAFFDVEIDASNNLELQNSLGVRNQLDFINGTVITPRNNPNISLDFINYDSYAGEDDIRHVDGYSSIKGGNPSFTFPIGDGTLLRPMRIPNKNQYDLFKGAYFYEDPNSPITFSTNFLTNQKQVMLENISNLEFWDLDGSKETRITLTWDARSDISAISDQISLLTVVGWSITENRWENLSVLNVTGDLTTGEITSAVFVPDNYEVITIGSIVKDVIEIDSNNILISPNGDNLNDFLVFDEVAQYSNNNLVIFNRWGNIVYQTDEYKNNWNGISSGRATFKKVDKLPDGTYFYVLKLGDTPASLITEKKGWVYIHR
- a CDS encoding D-alanine--D-alanine ligase; translation: MRKNNTIEKLTNWEHWPTAMFYVPNLPYAFYLAFKAKHLAFFSAANPCIKSSGNGTESKYETIMLVPKEYRPKSILVKPNADFYNVLIDIQKQKITFPLIAKPDVGFRGLLVKKINSEAALRSYLEKYPINIIIQEFLDYENECGIFYHRNPESETGKITSITLKRFLSVIGNGKHTLKELILKDNRARLYLELFSEIHKKKLNTIPKKNETVKLTAIGNHSKGTQFINGNHLISDTLIKSFDKLNKAIPGWFYGRIDLKYNSFSSLENGLDFKILEINGILAEPTHIYDSENYTYFKALKSIRNHWRNVYEIATINNKKFKTPYKSPKLFTSEMIELKRHVKKIKKIC